A single window of Rhizobium sp. NLR16a DNA harbors:
- a CDS encoding YihY/virulence factor BrkB family protein encodes MADGLHLKRYPLAAAMMVAAVGAFVLVQTRQRGSLTPPAAAGWSGDDHGRSAATPEAIPMSGLRDVFWRLFHEVLDDRVTLIAAGVTFYLLLALFPALAALVSLYGLIADPVTISEHLRELAVLLPPGAFDLLADQIKALVENRESTLGITFFVGLGIALWSTHSGTLAIFDAMNVAYEEREKRSLVRLNLIGLCFTLCAMLFAVIMVVLVGVMPVVLSYLWLDQFKEQMALLLRWPLLLSVVAVAVTLVYRFGPSREPARIRWMTWGAALTAAAWAAMSLGFSFYLEHFANYNATYGTLGALIGFLIWIWLSVVILIVGAELNAELEHQTARDTTTGHPLPMGARGAYVADTLGEIVS; translated from the coding sequence ATGGCTGATGGGCTCCACCTCAAGAGATATCCGCTCGCTGCGGCGATGATGGTGGCTGCGGTCGGGGCGTTCGTGCTGGTTCAGACAAGGCAGCGCGGTTCGCTCACCCCGCCTGCGGCCGCCGGCTGGTCGGGTGATGATCATGGGCGCAGCGCGGCGACGCCGGAGGCTATTCCGATGAGCGGTCTTCGCGATGTGTTCTGGCGCCTCTTCCATGAGGTCCTTGACGACCGGGTCACCCTCATTGCCGCGGGCGTCACCTTCTATCTGCTCCTGGCCCTGTTTCCTGCTCTGGCGGCCTTGGTCTCGCTGTACGGCCTGATCGCCGATCCCGTCACCATCTCCGAACATCTGCGCGAACTGGCTGTCCTCCTGCCGCCCGGCGCCTTCGATCTGCTTGCCGATCAGATCAAGGCGCTGGTCGAAAACCGCGAGAGCACGCTCGGCATAACCTTTTTCGTCGGTCTCGGTATTGCGCTCTGGAGCACCCATAGTGGCACGCTGGCGATCTTCGACGCGATGAACGTCGCCTATGAGGAGAGGGAGAAACGCAGCCTCGTGCGGCTGAACCTGATCGGCCTCTGCTTCACGCTATGCGCGATGCTCTTCGCCGTCATCATGGTGGTGCTCGTCGGTGTAATGCCGGTCGTGCTCTCCTATCTCTGGCTCGATCAGTTCAAGGAGCAGATGGCGCTTCTCCTGAGATGGCCGCTGCTTCTCTCCGTCGTCGCCGTGGCCGTGACACTGGTCTATCGCTTCGGTCCGAGCCGCGAACCGGCGAGAATACGGTGGATGACCTGGGGCGCAGCCTTGACCGCCGCGGCCTGGGCCGCCATGTCGCTCGGCTTCTCCTTCTATCTCGAGCATTTCGCCAATTACAACGCGACCTACGGCACCCTCGGCGCACTGATCGGGTTCCTCATCTGGATCTGGCTTTCCGTCGTCATTCTCATCGTCGGCGCGGAGCTCAATGCCGAGCTGGAGCATCAGACGGCGCGGGACACGACGACGGGCCACCCGTTGCCGATGGGCGCGCGCGGCGCCTATGTCGCCGATACCCTGGGCGAGATCGTGAGCTGA
- a CDS encoding MFS transporter: protein MGAGALFAAGLLSYELGAYHLERTRTVPSEWIPVLLAFSTGSGVAANLILGRLYDWSDKVALTVGIVLSACFAPLLLQGGFAMAVIAMPLWGIGYAVQDTLMKAIIAGLLPEGRRGLGFGMFYSAYGGGWLLGSVATGLLYDRSTPALAAFVATAQLASLPIFFLARREARRETQSNRSE from the coding sequence ATGGGCGCCGGCGCGCTCTTTGCCGCCGGGTTGCTCAGTTATGAGCTCGGAGCATACCATCTGGAGCGCACTCGGACCGTCCCATCTGAATGGATCCCGGTGTTGCTTGCCTTCTCCACCGGATCAGGGGTGGCGGCCAACCTGATCCTCGGCAGGCTCTACGACTGGTCGGATAAGGTGGCGCTCACTGTGGGGATCGTGCTGTCTGCTTGCTTCGCGCCGCTTCTACTCCAGGGCGGCTTCGCGATGGCTGTCATCGCAATGCCATTGTGGGGCATCGGTTACGCGGTGCAGGACACGCTGATGAAGGCAATCATCGCCGGGCTGCTCCCGGAAGGGCGTCGGGGTCTGGGGTTCGGCATGTTCTATTCGGCCTATGGTGGAGGTTGGCTGCTGGGCAGCGTCGCAACGGGATTGCTCTATGATCGCTCGACGCCTGCGCTTGCCGCGTTCGTCGCAACGGCGCAGCTTGCATCCCTTCCGATCTTTTTCCTGGCTCGAAGGGAAGCGCGTCGGGAGACGCAGTCAAACCGGTCGGAATAG
- a CDS encoding cupin domain-containing protein, which translates to MNVAGRISRTITWLGTAYTINVGRIESGGIVGVFESTVPAGGGPPVHIHHNEDEVIHVIEGAYEFWLNGAIIPVAASRSIFLPRGVPHTFRVASASPGRNLTVLTPGGLEEFFIEAAVQAPRLPEHMDRLLQLAGRYGIEFRGPPDWDTARAS; encoded by the coding sequence ATGAACGTCGCTGGGCGCATCAGTCGGACCATAACCTGGCTGGGCACCGCCTACACCATCAATGTGGGAAGGATTGAGAGCGGCGGAATTGTCGGAGTTTTCGAAAGCACCGTGCCGGCGGGCGGGGGGCCGCCCGTCCACATCCATCACAATGAGGATGAGGTGATCCACGTCATCGAGGGCGCCTATGAATTCTGGCTGAACGGCGCGATCATCCCGGTTGCCGCGAGCAGATCAATCTTCCTGCCACGAGGCGTGCCGCATACTTTTCGGGTGGCGAGCGCGTCTCCGGGACGCAACCTCACCGTCCTGACACCGGGCGGGCTGGAAGAATTCTTCATCGAGGCCGCTGTGCAGGCTCCGCGCCTACCGGAACACATGGATCGGTTGCTGCAGCTTGCGGGACGCTACGGTATCGAATTTCGCGGGCCGCCGGATTGGGACACCGCCCGGGCGTCCTGA
- a CDS encoding AAA family ATPase, with protein MSVFILLLGFPGVGKLTIARELSPLLDAKVIDNHWFNNPILRLLDDDGATPLPNGIWEYTGRVRQVVLDAIVAYGPPTANFIFTHAGIEGDERSNRTFQQIAGAAQQREALLVPVRLLCDEEELARRVATPARRERLKSIDVQVARERSRRAQVLDPQHPFTLTLDVTSKTAEASAAAIHNHVLSIAQTTGWNPASDKISAYAR; from the coding sequence ATGAGCGTATTCATTCTCCTCTTGGGCTTTCCTGGCGTCGGAAAGCTGACGATTGCGAGAGAGTTAAGCCCGCTGCTGGATGCGAAGGTCATTGATAATCATTGGTTCAACAACCCGATACTGCGGCTGCTCGATGACGATGGAGCGACGCCCCTCCCGAATGGAATATGGGAATATACCGGAAGGGTCCGGCAAGTCGTCCTGGATGCGATCGTCGCCTATGGCCCTCCCACGGCGAATTTCATTTTCACACATGCCGGCATAGAAGGTGATGAGCGTAGCAATCGCACCTTTCAGCAGATTGCCGGCGCGGCGCAACAACGCGAAGCGCTGCTGGTGCCTGTGAGATTGCTCTGCGACGAGGAAGAGTTGGCGCGGCGCGTTGCCACACCGGCGCGTCGCGAGCGGTTGAAGTCGATTGACGTGCAGGTTGCCAGAGAGAGAAGCAGACGAGCCCAGGTCCTCGACCCTCAGCACCCGTTCACGCTGACTTTGGATGTCACCTCAAAGACGGCGGAAGCGAGCGCAGCGGCCATTCACAATCATGTCTTGAGTATCGCGCAGACGACGGGTTGGAACCCAGCCTCCGACAAAATATCTGCATATGCCAGATAG
- a CDS encoding MFS transporter: MRGLDSGGSSALRFVLIMGVVNLFGDLTYEGGAAINGQFLAMLGASAAAISVIAGIGEFLGYALRPVAGWIADRSRAYWAITFAGYAINLCAVPAMLLAGSWELAGALIIAERAGRAVRKPTVETMISYTTGELGRGWAFGLNTALDEAGATLGPLIAALILFLRGDYRTAYALLTISVVLAIMALIAARLTFPVPERLEQGRTATAKTLGLPLLALHGRRRALCRRVAQL, translated from the coding sequence ATGAGAGGGCTCGATAGTGGCGGTTCGTCCGCCCTCCGCTTCGTGCTGATCATGGGAGTCGTCAATCTTTTCGGCGACCTCACCTATGAAGGTGGCGCGGCGATCAACGGCCAGTTCCTTGCAATGCTGGGGGCGAGTGCCGCTGCGATCAGCGTCATTGCCGGCATAGGGGAATTCCTTGGATATGCGCTGCGGCCCGTCGCCGGCTGGATCGCCGACCGGAGCCGCGCCTATTGGGCGATTACCTTTGCCGGCTACGCGATCAATCTCTGCGCCGTGCCCGCAATGTTACTGGCGGGGAGTTGGGAGCTTGCGGGGGCCCTGATCATTGCCGAACGGGCTGGCCGTGCCGTGCGCAAGCCGACGGTCGAGACAATGATCTCCTATACCACCGGCGAACTCGGGCGAGGCTGGGCCTTCGGCCTCAATACCGCCCTCGACGAGGCGGGGGCGACGCTGGGGCCATTGATTGCCGCTCTCATTTTGTTCCTGCGTGGCGACTATCGAACCGCCTACGCCCTGCTAACCATTTCTGTTGTGCTTGCAATCATGGCACTCATCGCTGCGCGGCTGACGTTCCCCGTTCCCGAGCGATTGGAGCAGGGCCGCACCGCCACGGCGAAAACGCTAGGCCTGCCTTTACTGGCTCTACATGGGCGCCGGCGCGCTCTTTGCCGCCGGGTTGCTCAGTTATGA
- a CDS encoding cupin domain-containing protein produces MLRKIISAAAIALVLAAGTQADAAGGKAKVTVVFEQKLPNVPGKSMKAVLVEYEPGGQSPGHTHPKSAFIYATVLEGAITSKVNDGPEKTYKAGESFPEFPGDHHAVSKNASKTKPARLLAVFVLNTDETELTTDDK; encoded by the coding sequence ATGCTCAGGAAAATCATCTCGGCCGCGGCCATTGCGCTTGTCCTTGCCGCCGGCACTCAGGCTGACGCCGCTGGCGGCAAAGCCAAGGTGACCGTCGTCTTTGAGCAGAAGCTGCCCAATGTTCCCGGCAAGAGCATGAAGGCCGTGCTGGTGGAATATGAGCCAGGGGGCCAGTCGCCCGGCCATACGCACCCGAAGTCGGCCTTCATATACGCCACCGTTCTCGAAGGGGCGATCACCAGCAAGGTGAATGACGGGCCGGAGAAGACCTACAAGGCCGGCGAGAGCTTTCCCGAATTTCCCGGCGATCACCACGCCGTCAGCAAGAACGCCAGCAAGACAAAGCCGGCGCGCCTGCTTGCGGTGTTCGTGCTCAACACCGACGAGACGGAACTGACGACCGACGACAAATAA
- a CDS encoding sugar kinase: MPASDERKIILVVRPTRLDELIARYNTVQQAQFYVEHLGADFSDYLAEKKRYETAISEVEASLRAVARVQRLDRRYLASFVFGPDDVVVVLGQDGLVANTLKYLDGQPVLGVNPDPKRWDGLLLPFNPKSLPKVIGEALKDKRPIKHVSMAKATLNTGAVVHAVNDLFIGPKSHVSARYILQAEEREERQSSSGIIVSTGMGSTGWLKSLYSGWLGAASALGLEPADREIDMSFAWDADYLRYFVREPFPSRTTGTTIVAGLVSKDQLLTIVSEMPEHGVIFSDGIEADFLEFNAGTRAEVTLAERQGMLVV; the protein is encoded by the coding sequence GTGCCGGCCTCTGACGAACGCAAGATCATCCTGGTCGTCAGGCCGACCCGGCTCGACGAACTCATCGCCCGCTACAACACGGTGCAGCAGGCGCAGTTCTATGTCGAACATCTCGGCGCCGACTTCAGCGACTATCTCGCCGAGAAGAAGCGCTACGAAACTGCTATATCAGAGGTGGAAGCAAGCCTGCGCGCCGTCGCCCGCGTCCAGCGTCTCGACCGCCGCTACCTCGCGAGCTTCGTCTTCGGCCCCGACGATGTCGTCGTCGTGCTCGGCCAGGACGGCCTCGTCGCCAACACGCTCAAATATCTCGACGGCCAGCCGGTCCTCGGCGTCAACCCCGATCCCAAGCGCTGGGACGGTCTGCTGCTGCCCTTCAACCCGAAGAGCCTTCCGAAAGTGATCGGCGAGGCGCTGAAAGACAAGCGGCCGATCAAACATGTCAGCATGGCCAAGGCTACGCTCAACACCGGCGCCGTCGTCCACGCGGTCAACGACCTCTTCATCGGCCCGAAAAGCCATGTCTCGGCGCGCTATATCCTGCAGGCCGAAGAGCGCGAAGAACGCCAGTCCTCGAGCGGCATCATTGTCTCGACCGGCATGGGCTCGACCGGCTGGCTGAAGAGCCTCTATTCCGGCTGGCTCGGAGCCGCGAGCGCACTCGGCCTCGAACCCGCCGACCGAGAGATCGACATGTCCTTCGCTTGGGATGCGGACTATCTGCGCTACTTCGTGCGCGAACCCTTCCCGAGCCGCACCACCGGCACCACCATCGTCGCCGGTCTCGTCTCTAAGGACCAGCTGCTCACCATCGTCTCCGAGATGCCGGAACACGGCGTGATTTTCAGCGACGGCATCGAGGCGGATTTTCTGGAGTTCAACGCCGGAACGCGGGCGGAGGTGACGCTGGCCGAGCGACAGGGGATGCTGGTGGTATGA
- a CDS encoding SPFH domain-containing protein — protein sequence MFGLRFIKTEPTQYVIQYQNGKAVREGAGLAFWHFSPSSSLVLVPTASVNDPFIFPLVTSDFQEVTVQGQITYRIAEPRRTAALLNFTLDRKGHYVSEDPQKLSTRVIDRVQVAMRAEVQTLSLKEVLASGEALVAGVADALKVHPTVEALGLEILGLSLLAVMPKPETAKALEAHAREALLRQADEAIYSRRNAAIEQERTIKENEIATEITLENKRRQVREAQMEAERAVQERQLQIRREEMAGKIALEEQNRDLVTLAATNARAEADAQAYALTAMMKSFEQADPKVLQALASVRMQPGQLMALAFRDLADNATKIGQLNVSPDLLREILQPQEGKDRAGL from the coding sequence ATGTTCGGACTGCGCTTCATCAAGACGGAACCCACACAATACGTCATTCAATATCAGAACGGCAAAGCCGTGCGCGAGGGTGCCGGCCTTGCCTTCTGGCATTTTTCGCCTTCGAGTTCCCTCGTGCTGGTGCCGACGGCGAGCGTCAACGATCCTTTCATTTTTCCCCTGGTGACATCGGACTTCCAGGAAGTGACGGTGCAGGGCCAGATCACCTACCGTATTGCCGAGCCGCGGCGTACGGCGGCACTTTTGAATTTCACGCTCGACCGCAAGGGCCACTATGTTTCGGAAGATCCGCAGAAGCTTTCGACCCGCGTGATCGACCGCGTCCAGGTGGCGATGCGAGCCGAGGTTCAGACGCTGTCGCTGAAGGAGGTTCTTGCTTCGGGCGAGGCGCTCGTCGCCGGCGTGGCGGATGCGCTCAAGGTGCATCCGACGGTCGAAGCGCTCGGCCTCGAAATCCTCGGCCTGTCGCTGCTCGCCGTCATGCCGAAGCCTGAAACCGCCAAGGCGCTGGAAGCGCATGCCCGCGAAGCGCTGCTGCGCCAGGCCGACGAAGCCATCTATAGCAGGCGCAACGCCGCGATCGAGCAGGAGCGGACGATCAAGGAAAACGAGATCGCCACCGAGATCACCCTGGAGAACAAGAGGCGCCAAGTGCGCGAGGCCCAGATGGAGGCCGAACGCGCCGTGCAGGAGCGGCAGCTGCAGATCCGCCGGGAAGAAATGGCCGGCAAGATCGCGCTCGAAGAGCAGAACCGCGACCTGGTGACGCTGGCCGCGACCAATGCGCGGGCCGAGGCCGACGCCCAGGCCTATGCGCTGACGGCGATGATGAAATCCTTCGAGCAAGCTGATCCGAAAGTGCTGCAGGCGCTCGCCTCGGTCCGCATGCAGCCGGGCCAGCTCATGGCGCTCGCCTTCCGCGACCTTGCCGACAATGCCACGAAGATCGGCCAGCTGAATGTCTCGCCCGATCTTCTCAGGGAGATCTTGCAGCCGCAGGAGGGCAAGGACCGTGCCGGCCTCTGA
- a CDS encoding NUDIX domain-containing protein, which yields MTTHDNDAFKPIATVDLAIFSLSSEGLAVLLVRRAAAPFSGEWALPGGWIHIDEDADLEAAARRVLKEKTGVETPYLEQLQTTGSAGRDPRGWSISIVYIALLSADDVAERRNAMAEEAEWRPVEGEGVGFPIAFDHASLLKEALGRIRSKVEYTNLPGHLLPAHFTLSELQSVYESLLGRKLDKSAFRKRMAEADFLEPVEGEMRRASNRPAQVFRLKDIRSLVLFDRRI from the coding sequence ATGACCACACACGACAACGACGCCTTCAAACCGATCGCGACCGTCGATCTCGCGATCTTTTCGCTGTCGTCGGAAGGGCTCGCCGTGCTTCTCGTCCGGCGGGCGGCCGCGCCCTTTTCCGGCGAATGGGCGTTGCCCGGCGGCTGGATCCATATTGACGAGGATGCGGATCTGGAGGCTGCGGCGCGGCGGGTGCTGAAGGAAAAGACCGGCGTCGAAACACCCTATCTCGAACAGCTGCAAACGACTGGCAGCGCCGGCAGGGACCCGAGAGGCTGGAGCATCAGCATCGTCTATATCGCGCTGCTTTCGGCCGATGATGTCGCGGAACGGCGGAACGCCATGGCCGAGGAGGCAGAATGGCGGCCGGTCGAGGGCGAGGGCGTCGGTTTTCCCATTGCTTTCGACCACGCGTCCCTGCTCAAGGAGGCGCTCGGCCGTATCCGGAGCAAGGTCGAATATACAAACCTGCCCGGCCATCTGCTGCCGGCCCATTTCACATTGAGCGAACTGCAATCGGTCTATGAGAGCCTTCTCGGCCGCAAGCTCGACAAATCGGCTTTTCGAAAGCGCATGGCGGAAGCCGATTTCCTGGAGCCGGTCGAAGGCGAGATGCGCCGGGCAAGCAATCGGCCCGCCCAGGTGTTCCGCTTGAAGGACATCCGGTCGCTGGTGCTCTTCGACCGCAGAATTTGA
- a CDS encoding SDR family oxidoreductase produces MKIVVIGGTGLIGSKTVERLRKKGHDVLAASPNSGVDTITGKGVAEALAGAQVVLDLANSPSFEDKAVLEFFQTSGRNLLKAGAAAGVKHHIALSIVGMERLQGSGYMRAKMAQEQLIKGSGIPYTIVHSTQFHEFMAGIAQSNTVGQTVHLSPAYLQPIASDDVADVMAEVALAAPVNGTIEIGGPEKIRLTDIVTRLFKATHDPRQVMTDPHARYFGVELDDTSLVTGPNARLGKIRFDDWLSQQLLQKKSA; encoded by the coding sequence ATGAAAATCGTCGTTATCGGCGGCACTGGCCTCATCGGCTCGAAGACCGTGGAAAGATTGCGCAAGAAAGGACATGACGTTTTGGCGGCCTCGCCGAATTCGGGCGTCGACACGATCACCGGCAAGGGCGTCGCCGAAGCGCTTGCCGGGGCGCAGGTGGTGCTCGATCTCGCCAACTCGCCTTCCTTCGAAGACAAGGCCGTGCTCGAATTCTTCCAGACCTCGGGCCGTAACCTGCTGAAGGCGGGGGCTGCGGCCGGCGTGAAGCATCACATCGCGCTGTCGATCGTCGGCATGGAGCGGCTGCAGGGCAGCGGTTACATGCGCGCCAAGATGGCCCAGGAGCAGCTGATCAAGGGCTCCGGCATTCCCTACACCATCGTCCACTCCACCCAGTTTCATGAGTTCATGGCCGGCATCGCCCAGTCGAACACGGTCGGCCAGACCGTGCATCTGTCGCCGGCCTATCTGCAGCCGATCGCCTCGGACGATGTCGCCGACGTCATGGCGGAGGTGGCGCTCGCTGCACCGGTCAACGGCACGATCGAGATCGGCGGGCCCGAGAAGATCCGCCTGACCGATATCGTGACGCGTCTCTTCAAGGCGACGCACGATCCGCGGCAGGTGATGACGGATCCGCACGCCCGCTATTTCGGCGTCGAACTCGACGACACTTCGCTCGTCACCGGTCCGAATGCCCGGCTCGGCAAGATCCGCTTCGACGACTGGCTGAGCCAACAGTTGCTTCAGAAGAAGAGCGCCTGA
- a CDS encoding universal stress protein produces MNTSPSNGRDAKTLPPAVISALRVHELTAHADVIALLPDPASARICLDIAEDAARAINGSMAAAHVGADPERMIAAPEEIDLQMLRDMDEGSPQQRLERVISVFESWKKVNPGRSDLLLDDCRGDLGRCVTSECHESALVVTPYHGNMDARDAFHDLLFNERKLVLVPPAGCYSGHLLQRVVIGWKPHDHARAAVVAARRWLAVAEHVTVLCVNDKPDGSYQFTARELIAQLGLKGDIVAIRSEGRPVAEAILDFAGSVGATCLLIGAFKHSYFLELLLGRVTRYLLSHARLPLMMKH; encoded by the coding sequence ATGAATACGTCACCTTCAAACGGTCGCGACGCAAAAACGTTGCCACCCGCGGTGATCTCGGCCCTGCGGGTCCACGAGTTGACCGCCCACGCGGATGTCATCGCCTTGCTGCCCGACCCGGCGAGTGCTCGCATCTGCCTCGATATCGCGGAAGACGCCGCTCGAGCCATCAATGGCAGCATGGCGGCCGCCCATGTCGGTGCAGATCCGGAACGGATGATCGCCGCACCCGAAGAAATCGACTTGCAGATGCTGCGCGACATGGACGAGGGTTCGCCACAACAACGCCTTGAGCGGGTGATAAGCGTCTTCGAGAGCTGGAAGAAAGTCAATCCGGGCCGAAGCGACCTGCTGCTTGATGATTGTCGCGGTGATCTCGGTCGCTGCGTCACATCCGAATGCCACGAGAGTGCACTGGTGGTCACGCCGTACCACGGCAACATGGATGCCCGCGATGCATTCCACGACCTGCTTTTCAACGAACGCAAGCTCGTGCTCGTGCCGCCTGCAGGCTGCTATTCCGGCCATCTCCTCCAGCGTGTCGTGATCGGTTGGAAACCGCACGATCATGCACGAGCGGCCGTCGTTGCCGCAAGGCGCTGGCTGGCGGTGGCGGAGCACGTCACCGTTTTGTGCGTCAACGACAAGCCCGACGGCAGCTATCAGTTTACCGCCAGGGAACTGATTGCGCAGCTCGGCTTGAAAGGCGACATCGTCGCGATCCGCTCGGAGGGTCGTCCGGTTGCCGAGGCCATTCTAGATTTCGCGGGTTCCGTTGGCGCAACCTGCCTGCTGATCGGCGCTTTCAAGCATAGCTATTTCCTCGAACTGCTTCTCGGCCGCGTCACTCGCTACCTGCTGTCGCACGCGAGACTTCCCTTGATGATGAAGCATTAG
- a CDS encoding GFA family protein: protein MNRLAQCHCGSLRAKTSGDPLMVSVCHCRDCQRRTGAVASSGAIFTKTEVTVEGERKVFERDAAQGRKVRFHFCPNCGTSLYWEGDFNPELCVVAVGAFADPAFPPPLVSVYEESRHDWFQLPDGMKHAQRGLASLAAAAGNE, encoded by the coding sequence ATGAATAGACTTGCGCAATGCCATTGCGGGTCACTCCGCGCAAAGACATCAGGCGATCCGCTCATGGTGAGCGTCTGCCACTGTCGCGATTGCCAGCGCAGAACCGGCGCCGTGGCGAGCAGCGGTGCGATCTTCACGAAGACAGAGGTAACGGTCGAAGGAGAGCGGAAGGTCTTCGAGCGTGACGCCGCGCAGGGGCGCAAGGTTCGATTTCATTTCTGCCCGAACTGCGGCACGTCTCTCTACTGGGAAGGCGATTTCAACCCGGAACTCTGCGTCGTCGCCGTCGGTGCCTTCGCAGACCCGGCATTTCCGCCGCCCCTGGTTTCCGTCTACGAGGAATCGAGACATGATTGGTTTCAACTGCCGGATGGGATGAAGCATGCGCAACGCGGACTGGCTTCGCTAGCGGCCGCGGCCGGTAACGAATAG
- a CDS encoding cystathionine gamma-synthase family protein — translation MTAPHPSKTHIGNHALHPETQMLNYGYDPELSEGAVKPPVFLTSTFVFNSAEDGRDFFDYVSGRREPPAGKGAGLVYSRFNHPNSEIVEDRLAVYERTESGALFSSGMAAIATTLFAFVRPGDAILHSQPLYGGTETLLAKTFLNFGVAAVGFADGVSEASVQKAADEAVGKGRVSVILIETPANPTNSLVDVAMIRRVADAIGARQGHVPVVVCDNTLLGPVFQRPIEHGADISLYSLTKYVGGHSDLIAGAVLGRKAVIKQVKALRGAIGTQLDPHSCWMLGRSLETLQLRMERANSNARAVADFLRDHPKVEKVHYLPYHDTDSPAGRTFAAQCTGAGSTFSFDIRGGQPASFKFLNALQVFKLAVSLGGTESLASHPAAMTHSGVPADVRERIGVLDSTIRLSIGIEHPDDLIADLELALQAV, via the coding sequence ATGACCGCCCCGCATCCTTCCAAAACCCATATCGGCAATCATGCGCTGCATCCCGAAACGCAGATGCTGAACTACGGCTACGATCCCGAGCTTTCGGAAGGGGCAGTCAAGCCGCCGGTGTTCCTGACCTCGACCTTCGTCTTCAACTCCGCCGAAGATGGCAGGGATTTCTTCGACTATGTCTCCGGCCGTCGCGAGCCGCCGGCAGGCAAGGGCGCCGGCCTCGTCTATTCGCGCTTCAATCATCCCAACAGCGAGATCGTCGAAGACAGGCTCGCCGTTTATGAGCGGACGGAAAGCGGCGCGCTATTTTCCTCGGGCATGGCGGCGATCGCCACCACGCTCTTCGCCTTCGTCCGGCCGGGCGATGCGATCCTGCATTCGCAGCCGCTCTATGGCGGCACGGAAACCTTGCTGGCGAAGACCTTCCTCAATTTCGGGGTCGCCGCGGTTGGCTTTGCCGATGGCGTCAGCGAGGCCTCGGTGCAGAAGGCGGCGGATGAGGCGGTCGGCAAGGGTCGCGTGTCCGTGATCCTGATCGAGACGCCGGCCAATCCGACAAACAGCCTCGTCGACGTCGCGATGATCCGGCGCGTGGCTGATGCGATCGGCGCAAGGCAGGGGCATGTGCCGGTCGTCGTCTGCGACAACACGCTGCTCGGGCCGGTCTTCCAGCGGCCGATCGAGCATGGCGCCGATATCTCTCTCTATTCGCTGACCAAATATGTCGGCGGCCATTCTGATCTGATTGCCGGCGCCGTCCTCGGGCGGAAGGCTGTCATCAAGCAGGTCAAGGCGCTGCGCGGGGCGATCGGCACGCAGCTCGATCCGCATTCCTGCTGGATGCTCGGCCGATCGCTGGAAACGCTGCAACTGCGCATGGAGCGGGCGAACAGCAATGCGCGCGCCGTCGCCGATTTCCTGCGTGATCACCCGAAGGTCGAGAAGGTCCACTATCTCCCCTACCACGATACAGACTCGCCTGCGGGCCGCACCTTCGCCGCCCAGTGCACCGGCGCCGGCTCGACCTTCTCCTTCGATATCCGCGGCGGCCAGCCGGCCTCTTTCAAATTCCTGAACGCGCTGCAGGTCTTCAAGCTCGCCGTCAGCCTCGGCGGCACCGAGTCGCTCGCGAGCCACCCCGCCGCCATGACGCATTCCGGCGTGCCCGCCGATGTCAGGGAGCGCATCGGCGTGCTGGATTCGACAATCCGGCTGTCGATCGGCATCGAGCATCCGGACGATCTGATCGCCGATCTGGAATTGGCGCTGCAGGCTGTTTGA